Proteins encoded in a region of the Halodesulfovibrio marinisediminis DSM 17456 genome:
- the fabF gene encoding beta-ketoacyl-ACP synthase II: protein MTEKRVVVTGVATINPLGNDVDTSWGKLIAGESGIGPITQFDASEFTSQIAGEVKDFNAADYIPAKQVRRMDRFVQFGVACAKQLMDNSKYEITDDNAKRVGVMLGVGLGGLNTIETFHSKLTSAGPNKISPFWIPMLISNMAPGQVSIFTGAKGPNLVFTSACASGTHAIGHAFEEIKTGRCDAVITGGTESTITPMGVSGFTALKALCSNRNDEPTKASRPFDGERSGFIIGEGSGLLLLESYDSAKARGAKIYAEVVGFGSTGDAFHMTAPREDSEGMAQSMLNAIEEAGVAPEAVDCINAHGTSTSLNDKAETGAMKKVFGDHAYKLRISANKSQTGHLLGAAGGMEGVFSCMTLDKGIVPGTANHENPDPECDLNYMGNGSEEYQAEYVLSNNFGFGGTNASVLFKRFDG from the coding sequence ATGACTGAAAAAAGAGTAGTAGTAACTGGCGTTGCCACCATTAACCCACTTGGGAACGATGTTGACACAAGCTGGGGAAAACTGATTGCCGGTGAATCCGGTATCGGTCCAATCACCCAGTTTGATGCAAGCGAGTTCACTTCACAGATTGCAGGCGAAGTTAAAGATTTTAACGCAGCTGACTATATTCCAGCAAAACAGGTTCGCCGCATGGACCGTTTTGTTCAGTTTGGTGTTGCATGTGCTAAACAGCTCATGGACAACTCCAAATACGAAATCACAGACGACAACGCGAAACGCGTTGGTGTTATGCTCGGCGTAGGTCTTGGTGGTCTTAACACCATCGAAACCTTCCACTCAAAACTTACAAGTGCCGGTCCAAACAAAATCAGCCCATTCTGGATTCCAATGCTGATTTCCAACATGGCACCGGGACAGGTATCTATTTTCACTGGTGCAAAAGGTCCAAACCTTGTATTTACCAGTGCCTGTGCATCCGGTACCCACGCAATCGGCCATGCATTTGAAGAAATTAAAACCGGACGTTGTGATGCAGTAATCACAGGCGGTACAGAATCTACTATCACCCCGATGGGTGTATCCGGCTTTACCGCGCTTAAAGCGCTTTGCAGCAACCGTAACGATGAACCAACCAAAGCATCGCGTCCATTTGACGGTGAACGCTCTGGCTTTATCATCGGTGAAGGCTCTGGCTTGCTCCTTCTTGAATCATACGACTCTGCAAAAGCTCGCGGTGCTAAAATTTACGCGGAAGTTGTGGGCTTCGGTTCTACTGGTGATGCATTCCATATGACTGCACCGCGTGAAGACTCCGAAGGAATGGCTCAGTCAATGCTCAACGCTATTGAAGAAGCGGGCGTTGCTCCTGAAGCTGTGGACTGCATCAACGCACACGGTACTTCTACCTCTCTTAACGATAAGGCAGAAACCGGTGCGATGAAAAAAGTCTTTGGTGATCATGCGTACAAACTGCGTATCTCTGCGAACAAGTCTCAGACGGGACACCTTTTAGGTGCTGCTGGTGGCATGGAGGGAGTATTCTCCTGCATGACACTTGATAAAGGCATTGTTCCTGGTACTGCAAACCATGAAAATCCTGACCCAGAATGCGATCTGAACTACATGGGGAATGGTTCAGAGGAGTATCAAGCTGAGTACGTGCTCAGCAACAACTTCGGCTTTGGCGGCACAAACGCAAGTGTGCTGTTCAAGCGTTTCGACGGGTAA
- a CDS encoding FxsA family protein, whose protein sequence is MFGRLFLLFTLIPILELYMLVSVGSVIGGLPTIGIVILTGIAGAWLARMEGFNTMQKVRQSLDAGEMPADEMMEGLLILIAGLLLLTPGFVTDFAGLAMLLPVTRKPLARWLRKQFNAAAVRGGSQNHAGFTYYTWHSSGGQQKDEQTIYSEIKNDAQQQTPRQAIVIDCEPVDEKK, encoded by the coding sequence ATGTTTGGAAGATTATTTTTACTGTTTACTCTCATTCCGATTCTTGAATTATATATGCTTGTTTCTGTGGGCTCTGTAATTGGTGGCCTGCCTACTATCGGAATAGTGATTTTAACCGGTATCGCCGGTGCATGGCTTGCTCGTATGGAAGGGTTTAATACCATGCAGAAGGTACGGCAGTCATTGGATGCGGGCGAAATGCCGGCCGATGAGATGATGGAAGGATTGTTAATTCTCATTGCAGGCCTGTTGTTACTTACCCCGGGTTTTGTAACAGACTTTGCCGGTCTAGCCATGTTGTTACCAGTAACACGCAAGCCTCTAGCTCGTTGGTTACGTAAACAGTTCAATGCAGCAGCGGTACGTGGTGGATCCCAGAATCATGCAGGATTCACGTATTACACTTGGCACTCCTCAGGAGGCCAGCAAAAAGATGAACAAACCATCTACAGTGAAATTAAAAATGATGCTCAACAGCAGACTCCTAGGCAAGCAATAGTGATCGATTGCGAGCCGGTCGACGAAAAGAAGTAG
- the glyA gene encoding serine hydroxymethyltransferase, whose translation MDEVFIQDPEVGRSIFQEIDRQTGGLELIASENFVSTAVRQTQGSVLTHKYAEGYPGKRYYGGCEYVDVTETIAIERAKEIFGAEYVNVQPHSGSQANMAAYYAIANAGDTVLGMDLSHGGHLTHGSPVNFSGRFFDVKAYGVNRETGRIDYDNVLELAKEHKPAVIIAGASAYPREIDFAKFRAIADEVGAKLFVDMAHIAGLVAAGLHNSPVPHAHVTTTTTHKTLRGPRGGMILSNEDLGKKLNSQIFPGIQGGPLMHVIAAKAVAFGEALRPEYKVYQKQVLANAKTLGQALLDEGFDLVSGGTDNHLLLIDLTNKDITGKDAQLALDKAGITTNKNTVPFETRSPFVTSGIRIGTPALTSRGMKEADMQQVAAWMIDALKHIDNDAYLADIHKQVTAFARQFPLFAW comes from the coding sequence ATGGATGAAGTCTTTATCCAAGATCCCGAAGTAGGCCGTTCCATTTTTCAGGAAATCGATCGTCAGACCGGTGGTCTTGAATTAATTGCATCTGAAAACTTTGTTTCTACAGCAGTACGTCAGACTCAGGGTTCCGTACTTACTCACAAGTACGCTGAAGGTTACCCTGGCAAGCGTTACTATGGTGGCTGCGAATACGTAGACGTAACCGAAACCATCGCTATTGAACGTGCAAAAGAAATTTTCGGTGCAGAATATGTTAACGTGCAGCCGCACTCCGGCAGCCAGGCTAACATGGCAGCTTACTATGCCATCGCCAATGCTGGCGATACTGTGCTCGGTATGGATCTCTCCCACGGGGGACACCTTACCCACGGCAGTCCTGTCAACTTCTCCGGTAGATTCTTTGACGTTAAAGCATACGGTGTAAACCGTGAGACCGGTCGTATTGACTACGATAACGTTCTCGAGCTTGCAAAAGAACACAAACCGGCGGTTATCATCGCAGGTGCAAGTGCATACCCTAGAGAGATTGACTTCGCGAAGTTCCGTGCGATTGCAGATGAAGTAGGTGCAAAACTTTTTGTGGATATGGCACACATTGCAGGTTTAGTTGCAGCTGGCTTGCATAACTCCCCAGTTCCACATGCTCACGTGACAACCACTACCACCCATAAAACCCTGCGTGGTCCACGCGGCGGTATGATCCTTTCCAATGAAGATCTGGGTAAGAAATTAAACAGCCAGATCTTCCCTGGAATTCAGGGTGGTCCACTCATGCACGTTATTGCTGCTAAAGCTGTTGCTTTCGGCGAAGCACTGCGTCCTGAGTACAAGGTCTACCAGAAACAGGTGCTTGCTAACGCTAAGACTCTTGGTCAGGCTCTTCTTGATGAAGGCTTTGATCTGGTTTCCGGCGGTACAGACAACCACCTCCTTCTCATTGACCTCACTAACAAAGACATTACTGGTAAAGATGCTCAGCTTGCTCTTGATAAAGCTGGTATCACCACCAACAAAAACACTGTTCCTTTTGAAACCCGCAGCCCATTCGTAACTTCCGGTATCCGTATCGGTACTCCGGCGCTTACAAGCCGCGGTATGAAAGAAGCAGACATGCAGCAGGTAGCAGCATGGATGATCGATGCACTCAAACACATCGACAACGATGCTTACCTTGCTGACATCCACAAGCAGGTAACGGCGTTTGCACGTCAATTCCCGCTTTTTGCTTGGTAA
- a CDS encoding deoxycytidylate deaminase, whose amino-acid sequence MQQRLPWPQYFMDITYMVAERSTCTRRKVGAIAVKDKRILATGYNGAPADTSHCLDIGCLRAELGIPSGQRHEMCRGLHAEQNVIIQAAVHGVSLAGAEIYCTTMPCLICTKMLLNCGIKAVYYVEGYNDELATEMVQEAGVPFIKLDHVIRGINAAS is encoded by the coding sequence ATGCAACAGAGACTTCCTTGGCCTCAATATTTCATGGACATTACCTATATGGTTGCCGAGCGCTCAACCTGCACCCGCCGCAAAGTTGGCGCAATTGCAGTTAAAGATAAGCGCATTCTTGCAACAGGCTATAACGGTGCCCCTGCCGATACATCCCATTGCCTCGATATCGGATGTCTTCGTGCAGAACTTGGTATCCCTTCCGGCCAACGACATGAAATGTGCCGGGGACTCCATGCCGAACAGAACGTCATTATTCAGGCTGCAGTACACGGCGTATCACTTGCCGGTGCTGAAATTTACTGCACCACCATGCCTTGCCTCATCTGTACTAAGATGCTTCTCAACTGCGGCATTAAAGCCGTCTACTACGTTGAAGGCTACAACGATGAACTTGCCACTGAGATGGTTCAGGAAGCAGGCGTTCCATTTATTAAACTTGACCATGTAATCCGAGGCATCAATGCAGCATCCTAA
- the fabG gene encoding 3-oxoacyl-[acyl-carrier-protein] reductase, which translates to MMELLSTALVTGGSRGIGKAIAEQLGKAGFQVYLTYVSKPEEAQNVAASIEAAGGKAKAFKLDVGNPEEIAAFFKEEIKDKVKLDVLVNNAGITKDGLLLRMKNDDFDRVINVNLRGSFVACREAAKIMSKQRCGRIINLTSVVGQMGNAGQANYCSAKAGIIGMTKSMAKELGARNITVNAVAPGFIKTDMTNALPENVRSDYEKAIPLKRMGDAEDIANTVAFLASDGAGYITGQVIAVNGGMYC; encoded by the coding sequence ATTATGGAATTACTTTCAACTGCACTGGTTACCGGCGGCTCTCGCGGAATTGGCAAAGCTATCGCTGAGCAGCTGGGTAAAGCCGGATTTCAGGTTTACCTCACATACGTTTCCAAGCCAGAAGAGGCTCAGAACGTTGCAGCTTCCATTGAAGCTGCTGGTGGTAAAGCAAAAGCGTTCAAATTAGATGTTGGCAATCCTGAAGAGATTGCAGCATTTTTTAAAGAAGAAATTAAAGACAAAGTGAAACTTGATGTTCTTGTGAACAACGCAGGTATCACTAAAGACGGTCTTCTTCTTCGCATGAAGAATGATGACTTTGATCGTGTCATTAACGTAAACCTGCGCGGGTCTTTTGTTGCTTGCAGAGAGGCAGCAAAAATCATGAGTAAACAGCGCTGTGGCCGTATCATCAACCTTACTTCTGTAGTAGGTCAGATGGGTAACGCAGGTCAGGCTAACTACTGCTCCGCAAAAGCTGGTATTATCGGTATGACAAAATCTATGGCAAAAGAACTCGGTGCTCGTAATATCACCGTTAACGCTGTTGCCCCTGGTTTTATCAAAACCGATATGACTAACGCTCTTCCAGAGAACGTGCGCAGCGACTACGAAAAAGCAATCCCTCTCAAACGCATGGGCGACGCAGAGGACATTGCCAATACAGTAGCATTTCTTGCATCAGATGGTGCCGGCTACATTACAGGGCAAGTTATTGCCGTTAACGGCGGCATGTACTGCTAA
- a CDS encoding YceD family protein: protein MKQLWLAIKDLPPEGKEIIINDQSVWQGPIDEFALPYTIKEEFAARLFLIPQEQGCILHGSLTGTVNLPCNRCTQDATVTINQNFDEVFMLDEELSSDDTEPNVRIVNESTGIEIEVAGVLWEEFVIALPVKPLCKEDCKGLCAECGKDLNTGKCECEDSTLDPRFAVLRNLKVNK, encoded by the coding sequence ATGAAACAACTTTGGCTAGCAATCAAGGATCTGCCTCCAGAAGGCAAGGAAATAATCATCAACGACCAGTCCGTATGGCAAGGTCCTATTGATGAATTCGCTCTCCCTTACACTATTAAGGAAGAGTTTGCAGCCCGTTTATTCCTCATCCCTCAAGAGCAGGGATGCATTCTGCATGGCAGCCTGACAGGTACTGTTAATCTGCCTTGCAACCGTTGCACTCAGGACGCAACAGTTACAATCAATCAAAATTTTGATGAAGTATTCATGCTTGACGAAGAGCTAAGTTCGGATGATACCGAACCTAACGTTCGCATCGTCAATGAAAGCACTGGAATCGAAATTGAGGTTGCAGGCGTTCTTTGGGAAGAATTTGTCATCGCCCTTCCGGTCAAACCCTTATGCAAGGAAGACTGTAAGGGTCTTTGCGCTGAGTGCGGCAAAGATTTAAACACTGGAAAATGCGAGTGTGAAGATTCAACACTCGATCCTCGCTTTGCGGTTCTTCGGAACCTTAAAGTGAATAAATAA
- a CDS encoding riboflavin synthase, with translation MFTGIILGQGEIRSVQNMGKETRLTIKPRCELTDYVLGESIATNGVCLTVEDFGADWFTVYASAETMGLTNLGKLKTGSSVNLERALAMGDRLGGHIVSGHVDCIGTVDSVRPAGLSKIYRITFPEEFAAQVIPKGSVTLDGISLTVNACGNNFLEVNIIPETQKITTIAQWNPGYSVNIETDVIGKYVQRMLGAWQPNAAQEKSAPSSITEEFLRKNGF, from the coding sequence ATGTTTACAGGAATCATCCTTGGACAGGGCGAAATCCGCTCTGTTCAGAATATGGGCAAAGAAACTCGCCTTACAATTAAGCCACGCTGCGAACTCACTGACTACGTACTCGGTGAATCCATCGCAACAAACGGCGTGTGTCTTACCGTTGAAGATTTCGGCGCAGACTGGTTCACTGTTTATGCATCTGCAGAGACTATGGGACTTACCAACCTTGGTAAGCTCAAGACGGGCAGCAGCGTAAACCTTGAACGCGCTCTTGCAATGGGTGACCGTCTTGGTGGTCACATTGTAAGTGGACACGTTGACTGTATCGGCACTGTAGATTCTGTTCGTCCGGCTGGACTTTCAAAAATCTATAGAATTACGTTCCCAGAGGAGTTCGCAGCACAGGTTATCCCAAAAGGTTCTGTGACTCTGGACGGAATCAGCCTCACAGTTAATGCTTGTGGAAACAATTTTCTGGAAGTAAACATAATCCCTGAAACTCAAAAAATTACAACAATAGCCCAGTGGAATCCGGGTTACAGTGTTAATATAGAGACGGACGTTATTGGAAAATACGTTCAACGTATGCTTGGTGCATGGCAGCCCAATGCAGCGCAGGAAAAATCTGCTCCTAGCTCTATTACTGAAGAGTTTCTCAGAAAAAA
- the ribD gene encoding bifunctional diaminohydroxyphosphoribosylaminopyrimidine deaminase/5-amino-6-(5-phosphoribosylamino)uracil reductase RibD, protein MQHPNAHFMRHAIALAEKGRGAAAPNPTVGAVLVQHGQIVAEGYHTACGQPHAEIECLKDAAGKGISPENCTMYVTLEPCNHYGKTPPCSRAILEAGIKHVVIGLQDPNPKAKGGAEFLRENGVAVETGLLEEECRELVADFLTWIQTPYPFTTLKLASTLDGKIATRTGHSQWISGEESRKRVHELRKKVDAVIVGGGTFYADNPQLTCRLEGVERQPLAVIVTKRLPEHPAQFTLVNDRPEQVIFWTNEKSALSETASKLQSLGCLVISLPEHDGKLDIAAGLTWLRQEKNCLYTLCEGGGKLALSLLENNLVNEFQLHMAPKIVGDQSAPDIFSGRTIATMDEALRLRIIKTELSGEDVILTLRRQEM, encoded by the coding sequence ATGCAGCATCCTAATGCCCACTTCATGCGCCATGCAATTGCACTTGCAGAAAAAGGACGCGGTGCAGCAGCTCCAAATCCTACTGTTGGCGCAGTGCTGGTACAGCACGGGCAAATTGTGGCAGAAGGCTACCACACAGCCTGCGGTCAGCCACATGCTGAAATAGAATGCCTTAAAGATGCCGCCGGAAAAGGGATTTCTCCTGAAAACTGCACAATGTATGTAACGCTTGAGCCTTGCAACCACTACGGGAAAACTCCTCCGTGCTCACGAGCCATTCTGGAGGCCGGTATCAAGCATGTTGTCATTGGCTTACAGGACCCGAATCCAAAAGCAAAAGGCGGCGCAGAGTTTTTACGGGAAAACGGCGTAGCTGTTGAAACAGGCCTCCTTGAAGAAGAATGCCGAGAACTAGTAGCTGACTTTCTCACATGGATTCAAACCCCCTACCCGTTTACTACACTGAAACTTGCTTCTACCTTGGATGGGAAAATTGCCACCAGAACAGGACACTCCCAGTGGATCAGCGGTGAAGAATCCCGCAAGCGGGTTCATGAGCTTAGAAAAAAAGTTGATGCTGTAATCGTCGGCGGCGGAACTTTCTATGCAGACAATCCGCAGCTCACCTGTCGCCTTGAAGGCGTTGAGCGCCAACCACTTGCTGTAATCGTGACCAAGCGCCTGCCGGAACATCCTGCACAATTCACGCTGGTTAACGATCGTCCTGAGCAAGTTATTTTCTGGACAAATGAAAAATCAGCCTTATCTGAAACTGCAAGCAAGCTTCAATCGTTAGGTTGTTTAGTTATCAGCCTGCCGGAACACGACGGCAAGCTCGATATTGCAGCAGGGCTCACCTGGCTGCGTCAGGAAAAAAACTGCCTCTACACCCTTTGCGAAGGCGGGGGAAAATTGGCATTATCGCTTCTTGAAAACAATCTGGTAAACGAGTTCCAGTTGCATATGGCTCCAAAAATTGTCGGAGATCAAAGCGCGCCTGACATCTTTTCCGGTAGAACCATAGCAACCATGGATGAAGCGCTCCGCTTACGGATTATCAAAACGGAACTAAGCGGCGAAGATGTTATACTGACACTTCGTCGACAGGAAATGTAG
- the rpmF gene encoding 50S ribosomal protein L32, producing MAVAQKRKSKSRKGMRRSHHRVAVPSVVYCECGEAALPHRVCAACGSYNGRQISKDDA from the coding sequence ATGGCTGTAGCACAGAAAAGAAAATCTAAGTCCCGTAAGGGCATGCGTCGCTCCCACCACCGTGTGGCTGTACCTTCCGTAGTATACTGCGAATGCGGCGAAGCAGCGCTTCCACACCGCGTTTGTGCAGCTTGTGGCTCTTACAACGGTCGTCAGATCAGTAAGGACGATGCATAG
- a CDS encoding beta-ketoacyl-ACP synthase III, with the protein MKNKCYIRGFGAFVPEKVLTNFDLEKMVDTSDEWIRTRTGIEQRHIVAEGQSTSDLTTQAAKAAITDAKMNREELSHILVATCTPDAYCPNTACITEDKLGLKGLMALDLSAACSGFVYGLKLASSLAQTEENANILLCGGESMSSRINWEDRNTCVLFGDGAGAVVISATPTEDSTTIVDIELSSDGSLCELLTIRGGGSSLPYKVGQPVPEEHFVMMQGREVFKHAVRSMVGVCNTIMERNGLSADDIDILIPHQANMRIIEAVGKKLSIDSERVYVNVNKVGNTSAASIPIALGQAKAAGILEPGKNILLTTFGGGFTWGAALLRT; encoded by the coding sequence ATGAAAAATAAATGTTACATCCGGGGCTTCGGAGCATTTGTTCCTGAAAAGGTTCTAACCAACTTCGACCTCGAAAAGATGGTCGACACAAGCGACGAATGGATCAGAACTCGCACGGGTATCGAGCAACGCCACATCGTGGCAGAAGGTCAGTCTACTTCTGACCTTACTACTCAAGCAGCCAAAGCTGCCATCACCGATGCGAAAATGAACCGGGAAGAGTTATCCCATATTCTTGTGGCGACCTGTACACCTGATGCATACTGCCCTAATACAGCATGCATCACGGAAGACAAACTCGGATTAAAAGGCCTTATGGCTCTTGACCTGAGCGCTGCCTGTTCCGGCTTTGTATATGGACTTAAGCTTGCAAGCTCTCTTGCCCAGACAGAAGAAAACGCAAACATTCTTCTCTGTGGCGGTGAGTCCATGTCATCCCGTATCAACTGGGAAGACCGCAACACCTGCGTTCTTTTCGGTGATGGTGCCGGTGCGGTAGTCATTTCCGCCACTCCTACAGAAGACTCTACGACTATCGTAGATATCGAACTTTCCTCCGATGGGTCTTTGTGTGAACTGCTGACAATCCGCGGTGGCGGTTCTTCCCTCCCGTATAAAGTCGGTCAGCCTGTTCCTGAAGAACACTTCGTTATGATGCAAGGACGCGAAGTCTTTAAGCATGCTGTGCGCAGCATGGTAGGTGTGTGTAACACTATTATGGAACGCAACGGCCTCTCTGCTGACGACATCGATATTCTCATTCCACATCAGGCAAATATGCGTATTATCGAAGCCGTTGGTAAAAAGCTCTCCATTGACAGCGAACGAGTGTACGTGAATGTGAACAAAGTGGGTAACACTTCCGCAGCGTCCATTCCAATCGCACTTGGACAGGCCAAAGCAGCCGGCATCCTCGAACCAGGTAAAAACATCCTGCTGACAACATTCGGCGGCGGTTTCACTTGGGGTGCTGCACTGCTGAGAACCTAG
- the acpP gene encoding acyl carrier protein, protein MSAEAKVKQIIIEQLGVSEEEVKNEASFVEDLGADSLDLTELIMAMEEEFGVEIDDDDAQKILKVQDAYDYIAKQQ, encoded by the coding sequence ATGTCTGCAGAAGCAAAAGTAAAACAGATTATCATTGAGCAGCTCGGCGTATCTGAAGAAGAAGTTAAAAACGAAGCTTCCTTCGTTGAAGACCTCGGCGCTGACTCCCTCGACCTCACCGAACTCATCATGGCTATGGAAGAAGAGTTCGGCGTTGAAATCGACGACGACGACGCACAGAAAATCCTGAAAGTTCAGGATGCGTACGACTACATCGCAAAACAGCAGTAG
- the plsX gene encoding phosphate acyltransferase PlsX, which yields MHSIPVIAVDAMGGDIGPSVNVPGAIKAARTFGIKVILVGNEELINAELDRLPLKGVAYEVVHTDEVAGMDEKPSDILRRKKNASIQIACRLVKEGKADGIVSAGNSGATVACGMFIIGRIAGVERPALASVMPTEKNPIVLLDVGANVDCKPQHLFQFGLMANAFAKDLLEYESPRIGLLSIGEEEGKGNVQVKEAYDLFKLTNDINFLGNVEGRDLFTGEVDVVVCDGFVGNVALKLSEGLSSSMGRLLKRQLMSSTIAKIGALLAKKAFKKFAKVVDYAEYGGAPVLGLKGIAIVCHGASNDRAIFNAVKMASTFVRKKTNERLVEAISANEELTSFGRAIKN from the coding sequence ATGCATAGCATTCCTGTTATAGCTGTGGACGCAATGGGCGGTGACATTGGCCCGTCCGTTAACGTCCCAGGTGCTATTAAGGCTGCTCGCACCTTCGGTATAAAGGTCATCCTTGTCGGTAACGAAGAGCTGATCAATGCCGAACTCGATAGGCTACCCCTTAAAGGGGTGGCCTATGAAGTAGTGCACACCGACGAGGTGGCAGGAATGGACGAGAAGCCATCCGACATCCTTCGCCGTAAAAAGAATGCGTCTATCCAGATCGCATGCCGCCTTGTTAAAGAAGGTAAAGCAGATGGCATAGTAAGCGCCGGTAACTCTGGTGCTACTGTTGCGTGCGGCATGTTTATCATTGGACGTATCGCCGGCGTAGAACGCCCTGCCCTTGCGAGCGTAATGCCTACAGAGAAGAACCCTATTGTTCTTCTTGACGTAGGAGCCAACGTAGATTGTAAGCCTCAGCACCTGTTCCAGTTCGGCCTTATGGCCAACGCCTTTGCCAAAGATCTTCTGGAGTATGAATCTCCTCGAATCGGCCTCCTTTCCATTGGTGAAGAAGAAGGCAAGGGCAACGTACAGGTAAAAGAAGCCTACGACCTGTTCAAATTGACCAACGACATTAACTTCCTTGGAAACGTTGAGGGACGTGATCTATTTACAGGTGAAGTTGATGTAGTGGTCTGCGACGGTTTTGTAGGCAACGTAGCCTTGAAACTCAGTGAGGGGCTCAGCTCTTCAATGGGCAGGCTATTAAAACGACAGCTGATGTCGAGTACAATTGCAAAAATAGGCGCATTACTGGCTAAAAAAGCGTTTAAAAAGTTTGCAAAAGTTGTAGACTACGCCGAATATGGCGGCGCACCAGTTCTGGGTCTTAAGGGGATCGCGATTGTATGTCACGGCGCATCGAATGATAGAGCTATCTTCAACGCCGTAAAAATGGCATCTACTTTCGTACGCAAAAAAACAAATGAGCGCCTAGTCGAAGCTATCAGTGCCAATGAAGAACTGACGAGCTTTGGCAGAGCTATTAAGAACTAA
- the rpmB gene encoding 50S ribosomal protein L28 — protein MAKECAICGKGPQVGNNVSHSHIKTKRRFLPNLQRVRHQFPNGQVKSINVCTRCLRSGAVVKPVATKTA, from the coding sequence ATGGCTAAAGAATGTGCTATTTGCGGTAAAGGCCCACAGGTGGGTAACAATGTTTCTCACTCACACATCAAAACTAAACGTCGTTTTTTACCTAACCTTCAGCGTGTACGTCACCAGTTCCCTAACGGTCAGGTAAAATCTATCAACGTTTGCACTCGTTGTCTGCGCTCTGGCGCTGTTGTGAAGCCTGTAGCAACTAAGACTGCTTAA